A stretch of the Tachysurus vachellii isolate PV-2020 chromosome 26, HZAU_Pvac_v1, whole genome shotgun sequence genome encodes the following:
- the nova1 gene encoding RNA-binding protein Nova-1, with translation MEEGEYFLKVLIPSYAAGSIIGKGGQTIVQLQKETGATIKLSKSKDFYPGTTERVCLIQGTVEALNGVHNFIAEKVREMPQSSQKSEPVSILQPQTTVNPDRVKQAKLIVPNSTAGLIIGKGGATVKSVMEQSGAWVQLSQKPEGINLQERVVTVSGEPEQNRKAVEIIVQKIQEDPQSSSCLNISYSNVTGPVANSNPTGSPYANSAEVLPSAAAAAAATASTLLGQAGLASFPSAMSGFSGNDLLAITSALNTLASYGYNTNTLGLGLNPAAASGVLAAVAASANPAAAAAANLLASYASEASGGAAHPAAPGLAGFSLGSLAAATGASNGYLNPATSPLVASSLLGTEKLAEGGKEVLEIAVPENLVGAILGKGGKTLVEYQELTGARIQISKKGEFIPGTRNRKVTITGSPAATQAAQYLISQRITYEQGVRATNPQKVG, from the exons aagaggGTGAGTACTTCCTGAAAGTGCTGATCCCCAGCTATGCGGCCGGTTCAATTATCGGTAAAGGAGGACAGACCATCGTCCAACTACAGAAAGAGACTGGCGCCACCATCAAACTTTCCAAATCTAAAGACTTCTACCCag gtacGACAGAGCGTGTGTGTTTAATCCAGGGTACGGTGGAGGCATTGAATGGAGTTCATAACTTCATTGCTGAGAAAGTGCGTGAGATGCCCCAAAGTAGCCAGAAAAGTGAACCGGTCAGCATCCTGCAGCCTCAAACCACCGTTAACCCCGACCGAGTCAAACAG GCTAAACTGATCGTGCCCAACAGCACAGCTGGGCTGATCATTGGTAAGGGTGGAGCAACTGTGAAGTCGGTGATGGAGCAATCAGGTGCATGGGTGCAGCTCTCACAGAAACCAGAGGGCATCAACCTGCAGGAGAGAGTTGTGACAGTAAGCGGTGAACCTGAGCAGAACCGAAAGGCTGTAGAGATTATAGTGCAGAAGATCCAGGAGGACCCTCAGAGCAGTAGCTGTCTCAACATCAGCTACTCCAATGTTACAGGACCTGTAGCCAACTCCAACCCCACAGGCTCACCGTATGCCAACAGTGCCGAGGTTCTGCCTAGTGCTGCTGCCGCCGCCGCAGCCACTGCGTCCACACTGCTGGGCCAGGCGGGCCTTGCCAGCTTCCCCTCTGCAATGTCTGGTTTCTCCGGCAATGACCTGCTGGCCATAACCTCTGCCCTGAACACGCTGGCCAGTTATGGCTACAACACCAACACTTTGGGGCTTGGCCTGAACCCAGCAGCTGCCTCTGGGGTGTTAGCCGCGGTTGCTGCTAGTGCTAACCCTGCAGCTGCTGCCGCAGCTAACCTCTTAGCATCGTATGCCAGCGAGGCATCCGGAGGAGCGGCTCATCCAGCTGCACCTGGGCTTGCTGGCTTCTCATTGGGTTCTCTTGCAGCTGCCACAGGAGCTTCCAACGGCTACCTGAACCCAGCCACCTCCCCACTAGTGGCCTCATCACTGCTGGGGACTGAGAAACTGGCAGAAGGTGGCAAGGAGGTGCTGGAGATTGCCGTGCCCGAGAACCTGGTGGGGGCCATTTTAGGGAAAGGGGGAAAGACGCTGGTGGAGTACCAGGAGCTGACAGGGGCACGCATCCAGATCTCCAAGAAGGGGGAGTTCATCCCAGGCACACGCAACCGCAAAGTGACCATCACAGGGTCGCCGGCAGCAACGCAGGCCGCACAGTATCTCATCAGCCAGCGGATCACGTATGAGCAAGGCGTCCGTGCCACAAACCCTCAGAAAGTGGGCTAG